The sequence below is a genomic window from Serinus canaria isolate serCan28SL12 chromosome 4A, serCan2020, whole genome shotgun sequence.
cTGTTGACTTCAGGCTAATGACAGTAGAAGGTGGGACACAACTTGGATAGATGGGAAAAGACTGAACTGAATGGTAATTGAGCTGTTTCTTGTTATGCACACCCCATGGAATCATTACTAGTTACCAAGTGGGctgttttttttactgtctgtGATGTATAGATGCAAGAAGTGAGGAGCAAGGAAATGAGGTGCAGCTGTCAGCAGAAGAGATTGGCctttggcagtgccaggactTGCAGAGGGAATTCCTGTACATAAGGGTGGTAGTGGTGTGGCTGAGAGAAGACAGGAGGAAATTCAGGCAGAAGAACTCAAGGCAAAAGAATTCAAGGAGTTGTGCCCAAGATCAGGTAGTCCTGGTGTTAATGTTAGAGGATGAATCAAGTCACAAGGATATGATGTAGGCAATAGCACAAATGGCAGAATAAGCCAAAAGAGATGGAGGAAGGCAGCATAAGGAGAGGAGCAAAGCAGAGTAACAGCAGATGTTGCTGCTCATTAGGGGAAGCACTGCTAGGGCACTCCTGTGATGTGGCACTTTTTATCCCACCAGTCTGCAGAGTTCAAACACAGCTTCCCAAGCCTTCTGTCACCTTCCTGGGCCTCCTGCTGGACTGGTCAACAGCCCCCCAGCTATGTTAGTGCTGtggagcctggcagtgcccctgcCACTCCCAGCAGACTGTATCCCCAACAGCCTGACTTGTGATCACACTGTAATGAGCTGTTGTTGTCTCTGCAGCTTTGCTCAGGCTTTCCAACCCTGTTCCCCTCAGATGGAGGCCAGAAAGGCTGATGGGGCAGTTACCTGCCTGTCCTCCATCTCCACTTGCTATTCAGTCATATCTGtcactggtgctgctgtgttctGATGGGAGTTCTTGAATTCTTCTTTCCCCAAGGATTCATTGTATTTGCTGTGTGTGTCCTGGTGAGCTCCCTTCTGCTCATCTTTGTGGCTGGACCCCGTTATGGACAGAGCAACGTCCTGGTTTATGTTTTGGTCTGCTCTGCCATCGGCTCGCTGTCCGTATCCTGCGTCAAAGGCCTGGGGATTGCCCTGAAAGAATTATTCTCTGGGAAGCCAGTCCTGAAGGAACCCCTGGGCTGGGTGCTCCTGGTGTGCCTGGTGATCTGCATCAGCATCCAGATCAACTATCTGAACAAAGCCCTGGACATTTTCAACACCTCTGTGGTCACACCCATTTACTATGTGCTGTTCACCACGGCAGTCATGACGTGCTCAGCCATCCTCTTTAAGGAGTGGCAGCACCTGGTGCTGGACAACATCATCGGCTCCATCAGCGGCTTCCTCACCATCGTGTCCGGCATCTTCCTCCTGCACGCCTTCAGGGACATGCCCTtcacccccagcctcctgcccctcttcctgcagccagccagggcagaCCCACACCCGCCCTGGAGCAGTGCAGACAGACATCAGTCCTGTCAGCAccagcctctgctgccctcGGAGGACAAGGGCTCTCAgagtgcagaggaggagaagtgAAAGCAGGTGAGGAAGCATCTGAACTGCTGGcttcctgctcccactgccaaggctgaaggtgctgctgcaggagcaggagctgtgagttaccctctgcctgtcccaggTATGACCATGCTGACAGGAGGCTGACAGGACCAGCAGCCTCCTTGTGGTACAGACAGGAGCCCTGGGAACTGCCCCATTCCTAGCATCCTGTGCTTCTTCACTCTTCTTTTGTGAAGAATTAATTTGCCCTCATCAGGactcagagctcagctgtgcagaGAGAAGCCTGCAGCACTAACACAAGTGCTAACCCTGACTCCGTGGCAGATCACACATCTGGGGAGGCTCACACTGTTTTTTAAACCCAGAATTAACAGTTACAGAATGATCTAACATGGTGCTAAGGTTGCACAGAGAGAAGATGGATGTCTGGCTTTAAAGGTGACATTCAGAGAGTATTAATGCAAAAATTCCTCTGTCAAGTACTTGGTTTTGCTCACTCTGCTAGAATTTATTTACAGATTCACATCCAAAAACAGAATACAGCCCAAACTGGGAAACTTCAATGGTGctgccacaggctgctgtggctctTACAGAGGGACCAACCTCTTCGTGCAATGTCTGCTGTGCAGGTTGATGAAGCTTCCTGTGTTCTATTAAAAACTGATCTGTTCAGTTACCAAGTGCTGAGTGATACATTTATACCAAGAGCTGGGTGAACATTGGAAGGCATGGAGGATCACAGGGTTAGGAAGAACTCTGTGAGTGCTCCAGAGAAACTCAAGTTAGGACAGGAAAGGGAGTCACCTGCTGTGGGAACCTAGTCTTTAGCCTATTGAGGTAAGTTTCTGACAGATAACTAGACAGCTGTGTCCTCACTGACATGGGTTTATATCTGCATAGCTGCTGAACACATCCTGAGTTTGTTCCCAGGAAGGCTGCTGGCTACAGGACACCCATGCTGGGAGCTCACACGCTCtgtccagcagcccctgcagtgggTTGTGTGCAGAACTGCTTTACCAGGCTCCTGTGTAGAGCTCCAGACCACTGCCAGGGTCACTCCAGgcttcccagagccctgcagcatataagcactgctgaaatgctgctgccttcccagagaGCTGAGCAGTAGTTGGTTGTTTTTCCAGTTTGAAGCTCCTGTTTGTGTCCTGGGGGCAGAGGTCCAGACACACCCACAGGCCTCCTGCCAGTGACCTCCACAGGTGAAGGTGCATGAGGTTATAAAGCAGCTGGTTAGTTATTCCCTGCATTTAGTCTCTCTGAAGAAACTActctccaggacagcaggagctgttaaccttttggggaaaaagaggaaaggccacagcctctcccagaAACAAGTCTGATTCATGAGACCAAATTATTTGAGCAACAGTTAGAATTCAGAAAAGGCCTTCTAGCCAGAAGACAGTTATGTCTCCTTCCTACTAATTCTGCCATAAATAGGATaactgggaaggagaggaagtgACAAGAAGGCCAGATTTTCCATTCTCAGTAGcgatttttctgaaaaaaggaGAATCTCATATTAAAAATTGACCCAGTtaatatttattacatttacCCAGGGAAAGCAGTTAATGGAGCAAGTCAGCATCGACAGAGTTGTGCTGCAGTGTGAAAATTGGTCACTTGGCCATATGAACGATTTACCTATGGAAGCCTGGAAGTATTTTCCAgcagtggcactgcctgggatgATCACTGTTCCCAACACGCTCTTGTGGCTCAGGgtgcctgtcccagcctgcGCAGCGCAGCCAGCGTGCCTGGGGTGGCTGAGGGGGTGCCCAGGAGGGCTGCTTTGTGCAGCACTGCTTAAGGCGGGCTGGCCTCACCCAGAGCCGAGCTTCCCATCAGCGCTGGGAGCATCCGTGAAACGAGCATCAGCACCCTCTGCTCGGCCGAGGGGCACGTTCCAAACGCTCCCTGCGTGGCACCGGGGTGCCGGCACAAAGGTGGCCGCTGGCCCGCAGGGCCGGGAGCAGCACATCACCCCGACGTGCAGCGTCCTTGTGTCTGTTGTGGGCTCTCATCTGGCTGCGACTTCCCCGAGACTGGCATGTAATCAAATCCTAACCCCCCGAGCTGATCCTGGCTCCTTGGGGCAGCGGAGTTACCAGGAGTGGGCATGGGCGAGGGCCTGGCCTGGCGGGCACTGGGTCCGGCTCAGTCGGACAGGCTCTCCGAGAAGGCCGACTTGGACTTCTGCGTCTGCTCCAGCCGGTTCAGGATGAACTGGCTCGTGTCGATGAAGCGCTCCACGCAGTTCACGAAGCACGTCTCGGCCCGGCTATCCAGCTTGGGGCCCGGCTTGTCCATGCACTTCTCCTGCACACAGCGGGGTCCCGTTGGTCCCGGGGGCACCGCAGCCCGACCCTCCCCACCCCGCACCGGGGCCGTGCCTCTGGGCATCTCCCGCCCTCGGACACGCTCCCGCCACCTCGGGACCCCGATCCTCTCGGGACCCTCACCCCACCTCGGGCGCATCCGACCGCTCCCCACGCGCGGCTCTGCCCTCCCCGCCGCTCCCGGAGAGCCGCCCCCTCCCGCTCTGTGCTCACcggagctggggctgctcccacgGCGGCTCCATTTTGTCCCCATCAGCCTCCTCCCCCCGGGGACAAAGGTCTGCGCGGcctcccagcctgccccacCATCGCGACCGGGTCACCGGAGCCGGCGGCCCTGCCCGCCGCCCGTACCCAGCAGAGCTCGGTCATCTGGTGCACCAGCTGCTGGAAGCGCTGTTTCTGCGTCTCCACCTCGATGAAGCGCTGGAGCTGGGGGTCGGCCCCGCCCAGCCCGGCGGCGGACGGCGGGTCCATGGCGCTCCCGGTGTCCCCCCGGTCCCTCCCGGTGCCGCCGCGCCGCGACCTTCACGTGTCGCCGGTGCCGCGCCCGCCCTTTCCGCCCGCGGCGCGCCTGcgcgcccgcccgccgcgcgCCCCCTGCCGGCGGGGCGGAGCGGCCGCAGCCGGGGAGGCCATGGAACCGTTTTATTGTccggggagcggagcggggtGTGATGAGGCTCCGGGGATGCGATGGAGCTCCGAGGCGgtgatggagctctgagcatgTGACGGAGCTCCAAGGGGCTGATGGAGTTCTGGGGATGTGATGGAGTTCTGGGGTGGTGATGGAGCTGCGCGTGATGGAGCTCTAGGGATACGATGGAGCTCCAGGGGTGTGATGGAGCTCAGAGCACGTGATGGAGCTCCAAGGTGCTGATGGAGTTCTGGGGTGGTGATGGAGTTCTGAGCACTCGGTGGAGCTCTAAGGCACTGATGGAGTTCTGGGGTGGTGATGGAGCTCTGAGTGTGTGAtggagctgtgggtgcagccGGGGGGTCCCCCAGGCTCCTGCACGCCCGTGCTGTGTCCATGAGGACTGTGCCAGCCGGTGTGCGGGTGTGTCCCGCTGGGCagtcagtggcagagctgggcagggtcagTGGGCAGTGCCTGTGGTCAGCACTCCTCGTCAGCCATGTCCAGgatgctgctcagcagcatgGTGAAGGTGGGGCGCTCCTCAGGCTTCTGTGGGGCGAGAGGGGAGCCTGGCTGGAGCCTATGTCTGCCCCAGCCATACCTTGGGGAGCCCCGCCAGGGTGGCTGGAGGTGTCACCAGGGGTGGAAGCCACTCACCTCGTGCCAGCAGCTGTACATGATGGCATAGACCCGCTCCGAGGCCGCCTGCGGCCGGTACAGGCGCAGGCCTTGGATGACGTGCTCGGTTGTCTCACTGTTGTTAAACCTCTCGTAAGGCATCTTTCCCAGGGAGTAAACTTCCCACATCAGGACGCCTGTTGGGGGGAACAGCACGGAGAGCTCATGGCATTGGAgcacctgtgcctgcagctggttTGCAGAGGAGTTCCCAACCTCCAAATCACCAATGCTGTGCCCTTACCAAAGGACCAGACGTCAGACTTGCTGCTGAACTTGCTGTACAGCAGCACTTCAGGAGGAGACCACCGCACTGGAAACTTGGACCCCATGGAGCTCGTGTACTCATCATCTAGCACAtacctgcagcaggaaaatggatCAGGGTGCCTCACCTGGATTTCACATTTCCCTCCTCCACACAACTGACCAAGCTCAAAAGGAATGGGCAGCTCAGAATgaccagaggctgcagctctgcatgggTTTCAGCAGTAGATGTGTTAGCCAGGATTGCAGAAGAGATTTGCTGACAGGGAAGCACAGCAAAAAGGGGATGTGCAGagaaagctgcagccaggagacTTGGGGgtgggaaagaaaatacagagagagaaaggaaagggctAGGGAAAGTAGGAAAGGGATGGTGGGAAGTGGAGAGGCAGAAGGTTGAGCCAGCAGATGAAATGGGAAGAGAATGgtaaagcagagctggaggtggtGGGGACAAAGACTAAAGTGTAGAATTGGTGGAAGGAGGAGGTGGGGTACTGAGACAGGAAAGTGACACAGACACATCTACCAGACCTGGAAAGACCAAAATCTGACACTTTCACAATTCCTTGGTCGTTCACCAGACAGTTTCGAGCAGCCTGTGAATGGAGAGGTGGAGGCAGTTACTTCTACCTGCTCTTGTCTCTCCCATCCCCCTGTAGCAGGTGAACTTCATCTCATCCTCACCCACTGACCACTTCACCTCACTTTGTCCTGCAAGTTCACCTGGACTGGGGCAAGCTAGAAAGCCCTCAGCAGAGAGCAACTGAGGCCTCCAAACATCCTATTTATCTATGTAGGGGTGGCTTCCCCGGTGGGATTTGCCTGAAAAAAGCAGCCAAAGCCCTACCAGGTCTCTGTGCAGGAACTGCTTGGATTCCAGGTACTCCATAGCTTCACAGACATCCTTGCacatctccagcagctgggcaggctggaagCGCTGCCGTGTTTCCCTCAGGAAGTTCAGGAGGCAGCCATTGGCCATGTACTCGGTGATGATGAAGATGGGACGCTGCTTAGTGCAGACCCCATAGAGCTGCACCAGCTTCTCGTGAGACAGGTTCCTGTGTTGGGGACAAAGACAAGTTTGAGCATCTAGAAagccaggaaaaaggaaataccTGTGAATAAGGAGAGTTTGGAAAGGGAAGGTGCTTCTGGCCCAGATGACAGTGGAAAACCTCACAGAGGAATCAGCACAAAATCAGTGGGATCTTGGATGCATTTTTCAGAGTATGGGAGTGCCCAAGACTGTCCCTGCACACCTCCCAGGAGCGCAGCCATTCTGGTAAGGAgcatccagcactgccctgcatGGTGCTCACCACTTACATCATGACTTTGGCTTCATCAATAAACTCGTCCTCTGACATGGAGCCCTCCCTGATCATCTTGATGGCAACATTGTACTGGCCTCTCCATTTCCCATACTTCACAACGCCAAACTGCCCCGTGCCCAGTTCCTTCAGGAAGGTCAGATCCTTGGGGTCAATCTCCCAGGAGCCTAGGACAAGAGTGTGAGTGTAATGTGGGTCAGGTGACCTCCGTGCACAGTGCTCCCAGTCAACCGATCTAGCAAGCCCAAGGAAAGCTCACAAGCATTTGTGGCCTAAAAAATCATCCACAAAATCCACAACATCTGAGACCTGTAACTCCAGGGAATGGGAGCAAGGTAGCTTGTAGAGCCTTTTGGTCAATACTGTCACCAGAGAGCAGTTGGGAAGTGGTTCCTGAGAAGGCTATGAGCCATGGGACAGCCAGGATCCCAGCCTGGgaaggctgctgccagcagaaacAAACCCTTTATTTAACCAGGGAACCATGAGGTAGCTCAGGCTGGCTTACCATAACCAAGGCCAGCTGTGGAAGGAgcatttttcttgtgctgagaCACGGGGTACTTGAGTCTGGATATGAGCcctgaaacacagcagcagagattgCCACTCTAGGCTTACCTGCTACATTCCAGCAGGGAACACAACTCCTGCCTTTGGCACAGGCAGGTGGGGGTGCCAGAGCAAATACTGCTGGCTTCACTCTGTCTCCAGAACACTGACCTGCAGAGTTGTGCTGGTGGTAGGTGATAAGCTCTGGGATGCTGTTGAAGAGGTGTTTTTCTGCCAGGTAATACTGATTCTGGGGGGTGCAGCAGACGACATAGTGGCGGATCGTGCCTTGGGGGTCTCTGGAGAGGGAGAACATGAGGTCAGTGCCAtggggaggagaggcagagggtgAGGGGTGCCTGGAGGGGCCCTCTGAGAGAGGAGCAAGCTGTTCTTAGAGCCACTTACACAGAGGACTTGGCATAGACGGAGACAGTGTATTTCCCAGTCTTGCTGGTGGAATCTCGGACAATGAAGCCCCCTTCCTTACCCtaaaacagaaagggaaaagggcaCTGGGTGTTTGTGGGGACTGTGTGTGACTGTAACAGGCAGAACTTGAAGTGAGTGAAGATCACAGCATGGCTGGAAAGGATGCAGTGAGTCAGAGGAATCCTATTTCCAGTCCCTGCATGGGAGGCAGTCTCCTGAAGTGGCTGCCTGGAGGAGCTCACACTGGGATAGGGAAGGTTCCTGGGGCTGTTGGGGCAACACTCCTCTCCCAGAAAAGCCAGGGTTGGTCCCATGCTGGACACAATGTGAGAACAGCCCATGGAGGGCTGCTGTGTAGACCCAGCCTTGGGAGGCAACACTTACCTCCTGTTTCAGCAGTTGCTCTGCTTGGCTCCGAGTGATATTCTTTGAGTACCACCTGGAACAGGGACACAGCCATCAGGGAGAtctccacagccacctctgtccccagcccaagCTGACCCTGgcccagccaggacaggcagtgcaaagagcagggcagggatggctaCCAGGGCCTGGAAGCTGTCAGAGGATGTGAAAGAGGGAGAATAATgacccagccaggctgggctcaggggctGTGTAGGGTAACAaccaaatggaaaatgtttccaACCAAGTGCAACTCGCCAGGTGCCTGTGCCCTCTCTTACTCAAAAATCTCCAGGGAATTTCTGGTTTCAGTGACGTAGTTGCTGGGGATGtatccttccctcctgcaggagaAAAGGGCAGGTCACACTCTGATGGAGGAGGCCAAGGGGAAAGGATATTCCTGTCTCAGGAGTAGAAATGGGCTCAAAAACTTTGATGCAAACCCATCTGGGAAGGGCTGACACCACAGTTGGTTTCagcctcctccccctcctccccagggcagcccacaGATGGGCAGACAGCCTGTCCTCACCCGAGGGGTGCCCAAGGGGTGTGTTTGCCCACCAGTGCCTGAGCACCAAGGCAGGGCGACattgcagagccacagccatgGGCAGTGGGAGCTCTCACCCGTTCTTGTCAAGGGCTTTCCACCAGGGCAGGTGGCTCTCCTCTAGGATGAAGTACTCCTCGcccttgtgcagctgcaggtccTGGGCGTTCATTGGCTCGTAGTTGTAGAGGGCCACCACCTTCTTCATctcccctgctgtgctgggggctggctcGGGAGGCAGAGGCTTCATCACCATCTTCCCACAGGGAGAGGGAGATTGTGGGACATGATCAGGCTGGCACACACACCACGTGAGACCCTTCCCAGGCCTGGGAGGGCAGTGGTCTTAGGcaaggtcagtgcagtgtttgTCTCAGCTCTCCCGTGTATCTCTACCAGAACACCCATTTCTTCTCCCTGAACTTTttatcaaaacatttttccccaTCTCCACAAAAAGGCGTTTTCTCTTTACCTTTTGGGTTAACCTGTGACTCCTCCAGCCTACATCAGGGATTTAATCTCTCTGGGAAACCTCAGGGTTGAGATCTTTTGACTTCCCTATAGGTCTTTGGACTCCATCCCCTGCTTCAAGCTCCTTCTCCCTTAGGTCACCATCTTGATCTCCCTCCCCAGAACAGAGTCCTGGCCTGTACATCTCTGAGCAGTCATTAAACATGTTGGCTTTTTCCAGGTAGATCTTTTCTCCAACACTTTGGAGCAGCAAACCCTGACGTTGGCCTTTACCTGGTCCTCCTCAGGAGTTGGGGGAAGGGGCTTCTTTGTCTTGCGATGTGACCGCCCGACTTTTAAACCTTCAGAACAGAGGAGGGGCCAGGGTGAGAAAAGatccctggctgtgtgtgcagcggtccccagggcagggggacaaGGAAGTGGGAGGGTGCCTGGTGTCTTACTgccattcctgctctccagaATCTGGCAGCCCATGGCGTTCTTGGCtgtctgggagcagcacaggtaCTGGCCGTCGATCCAGAAGCAGGGGTGGTACTTCTGGACCAGGTCGCTGTTGTACCGAATCActgtggcagaggagggaaggtGCGTGTGACCCaaggctgtgtccccagcctgctgcaagagctctctgctccctcaATGCAAGTGGTCAGCTGCATTAAATCATTTCctctcagctgggctgcagtCCTCTGAGCCCTGATGTTCAGGTTTCTAACCACTCTTGTTTCAGTGCTGTGGCCATGAAGgccctgtgccacagggaaAGGCCAGGCTTGGCTCTCAGATCTGATTTAAGCTtttgagcagctctgcaaaggggCATGAGCATGCTTGGAGCCAGTCACAGAAGGACCTGGCCCTCCTGCCATCCAAAATATCCAAGGCTGCTCTGGCCCATGGATCACAGCTCTTTCCagccctttttttcccagaagtgGGGTGGGAGGccagtgctgtgcctggcttttccatgggaagaggagggcactgccacc
It includes:
- the LOC103824260 gene encoding magnesium transporter NIPA2-like gives rise to the protein MGAGFGAGLGLALTSSAFIGGSFVLKKKGLLRLCGRARAGQGGHAYLREWLWWAGLLCMGVGEAANFAAYAFAPATLVTPLGALSVLVSAVLSSIFLNEQLNVHGKIGCILSILGSTVMVIHAPQEEEVSSLESMAEKLKDPGFIVFAVCVLVSSLLLIFVAGPRYGQSNVLVYVLVCSAIGSLSVSCVKGLGIALKELFSGKPVLKEPLGWVLLVCLVICISIQINYLNKALDIFNTSVVTPIYYVLFTTAVMTCSAILFKEWQHLVLDNIIGSISGFLTIVSGIFLLHAFRDMPFTPSLLPLFLQPARADPHPPWSSADRHQSCQHQPLLPSEDKGSQSAEEEK
- the TIMM8A gene encoding mitochondrial import inner membrane translocase subunit Tim8 A; the encoded protein is MDPPSAAGLGGADPQLQRFIEVETQKQRFQQLVHQMTELCWEKCMDKPGPKLDSRAETCFVNCVERFIDTSQFILNRLEQTQKSKSAFSESLSD
- the BTK gene encoding tyrosine-protein kinase BTK → MASVILESIFLKRSQQKKKTSPLNFKKRLFLLTESKLSYYEYDFERGRRGSKKGSVDIEKITCVETVAPENNPPPERQVPRKGEDYNNMEQISIIERFPYPFQVVYDEGPLYIFSPTEELRKRWIHQLKNVIRYNSDLVQKYHPCFWIDGQYLCCSQTAKNAMGCQILESRNGSLKVGRSHRKTKKPLPPTPEEDQMVMKPLPPEPAPSTAGEMKKVVALYNYEPMNAQDLQLHKGEEYFILEESHLPWWKALDKNGREGYIPSNYVTETRNSLEIFEWYSKNITRSQAEQLLKQEGKEGGFIVRDSTSKTGKYTVSVYAKSSVDPQGTIRHYVVCCTPQNQYYLAEKHLFNSIPELITYHQHNSAGLISRLKYPVSQHKKNAPSTAGLGYGSWEIDPKDLTFLKELGTGQFGVVKYGKWRGQYNVAIKMIREGSMSEDEFIDEAKVMMNLSHEKLVQLYGVCTKQRPIFIITEYMANGCLLNFLRETRQRFQPAQLLEMCKDVCEAMEYLESKQFLHRDLAARNCLVNDQGIVKVSDFGLSRYVLDDEYTSSMGSKFPVRWSPPEVLLYSKFSSKSDVWSFGVLMWEVYSLGKMPYERFNNSETTEHVIQGLRLYRPQAASERVYAIMYSCWHEKPEERPTFTMLLSSILDMADEEC